The Mycobacterium paragordonae genome includes a region encoding these proteins:
- a CDS encoding TetR/AcrR family transcriptional regulator — translation MTAPRRPPGGGQARAERSRQAVIDEAVRYILKEGFAPPSVRQITERAGLTWGVVQYHFGDLNGILMAVLDKGFADLLETLDHLPAQAAQVPAHDRPAFVVDAVWRAFSSPTSMAALEILIATRSARTAKANAHLAAMTARMTEIGEHLGTGIAPAQAKRLGNLIWATIRGLVAVQLTWPKPLDSTRDREMLAQVIAAYLASTQGDS, via the coding sequence TTGACCGCCCCGCGCAGACCCCCCGGTGGCGGACAGGCCCGCGCCGAGCGCAGCCGGCAGGCCGTCATCGACGAAGCCGTCCGTTACATCCTCAAAGAAGGCTTCGCCCCGCCAAGCGTCCGACAGATCACCGAACGCGCCGGATTGACCTGGGGTGTCGTGCAATATCACTTCGGTGACCTGAACGGCATCTTGATGGCGGTGCTGGACAAGGGATTTGCCGACCTGCTGGAGACACTCGACCACCTGCCGGCGCAGGCCGCACAGGTACCGGCGCACGACCGGCCGGCCTTTGTGGTCGACGCGGTATGGCGCGCCTTCTCCAGCCCCACCTCGATGGCGGCACTGGAGATCCTGATCGCGACCCGCAGCGCGCGTACCGCCAAAGCCAACGCCCACCTGGCCGCGATGACCGCACGGATGACCGAGATCGGCGAGCACCTGGGCACCGGCATCGCGCCGGCTCAGGCCAAGCGACTGGGCAATCTGATCTGGGCCACCATCCGCGGGCTGGTGGCCGTGCAGCTGACGTGGCCCAAGCCGTTGGACAGCACCCGGGACAGGGAGATGCTCGCCCAAGTCATCGCCGCGTACCTGGCCTCAACCCAAGGAGATTCATGA
- a CDS encoding alpha/beta fold hydrolase — protein MTETSSPQTVDFAGVDGITLVADEWNRGGSGERPTILMLHGGGQNRFSWKNTGQILADDGYHVIALDTRGHGDSDRAPDADYDVETLTADVMHVLETIGRPVVIIGASMGGLTGILVADRAGPEKVTKLVLVDVVPRFEKNGSARIREFMMTNIDGFDSLEHAAEAVAAYLPHRTNPRSPEGLKKNLRLRDGRWYWHWDPAFMTKPGDDPELRTEGFEEAAARLAIPVLLIRGKLSDVVSLEGVEHFLSQVPRAEFVELSNAGHTAAGDDNDAFSDAVVAFVERA, from the coding sequence ATGACAGAGACGAGCAGCCCGCAGACGGTTGACTTCGCCGGGGTAGACGGGATCACCCTGGTCGCCGACGAATGGAACCGCGGCGGTTCGGGCGAGCGGCCCACCATCCTGATGCTGCACGGCGGCGGCCAGAATCGGTTCTCCTGGAAGAACACCGGACAGATCCTGGCCGACGACGGATATCACGTCATCGCGCTGGACACCCGCGGACACGGCGACAGCGACCGGGCACCGGACGCCGACTATGACGTGGAGACGCTGACCGCCGACGTCATGCACGTGCTAGAGACGATCGGCCGCCCGGTGGTGATCATCGGCGCGAGCATGGGCGGGCTGACCGGGATCTTGGTCGCCGACCGGGCCGGTCCGGAGAAGGTGACCAAGCTGGTGCTCGTCGACGTGGTGCCGCGGTTCGAGAAGAACGGCAGCGCCCGCATCCGCGAGTTCATGATGACCAACATCGACGGCTTCGACTCGCTGGAGCACGCCGCCGAGGCGGTGGCCGCGTACCTGCCGCACCGGACCAACCCGCGCAGCCCCGAGGGCCTCAAGAAGAACCTGCGGCTGCGGGACGGACGCTGGTACTGGCACTGGGATCCGGCGTTCATGACCAAACCCGGCGACGATCCGGAGTTGCGCACCGAGGGCTTCGAGGAAGCTGCCGCCCGTCTGGCGATTCCGGTGTTGTTGATCCGCGGCAAGCTGTCTGACGTCGTCAGCCTGGAAGGCGTCGAGCATTTCCTGTCCCAGGTGCCGCGCGCGGAGTTCGTCGAACTCTCCAACGCGGGACACACCGCGGCCGGTGACGACAACGATGCCTTCAGCGACGCGGTGGTGGCCTTCGTCGAGCGAGCCTAG
- the gnd gene encoding phosphogluconate dehydrogenase (NAD(+)-dependent, decarboxylating) codes for MQLGMIGLGRMGANIVRRVVTGGHECVVYDHSAEAVEAMAGEDGITGVSSLAELRDKLTAPRVVWVMVPAGTITTGVIDELVDTLEAGDIVIDGGNSYYRDDIKHAKSLAKNDIRLLDCGTSGGVWGRERGYCLMIGGDPDAFEHAEPIFATVAPGVDAAPRTPGRDGEVAQSEKGYLYCGQAGAGHFVKMVHNGIEYGMMASLAEGLNILRNADIGTRIQEGDAETAPLSNPECYQYDFDIPDIAEVWRRGSVIGSWLLDLTAIALHDSADLSEFSGRVSDSGEGRWTAIAAIDEGVPSPVLTTALQSRFASRDLDDFANKALSAMRKQFGGHAEKPAN; via the coding sequence ATGCAACTGGGCATGATCGGTCTCGGCCGGATGGGCGCGAACATCGTGCGCCGCGTTGTCACCGGTGGGCACGAATGCGTCGTCTACGACCACAGCGCGGAGGCGGTCGAGGCGATGGCGGGGGAGGACGGCATCACCGGGGTGTCCTCGCTAGCGGAGTTGCGCGACAAACTCACCGCGCCCCGGGTGGTCTGGGTGATGGTCCCCGCGGGCACCATCACGACCGGGGTGATTGACGAACTGGTCGACACGCTGGAGGCTGGCGACATCGTGATCGACGGGGGCAATTCCTATTACCGCGACGACATCAAGCACGCGAAGTCGTTGGCCAAGAACGACATTCGGCTGCTGGACTGCGGCACCAGCGGTGGCGTGTGGGGCCGGGAGCGCGGCTACTGTCTGATGATCGGCGGCGATCCGGACGCATTCGAGCACGCCGAGCCGATCTTCGCCACCGTCGCGCCCGGCGTCGACGCGGCCCCGCGGACACCCGGCCGCGACGGTGAGGTCGCCCAGTCGGAGAAGGGTTATCTGTACTGCGGCCAGGCGGGCGCGGGGCACTTCGTCAAGATGGTGCACAACGGAATCGAGTACGGGATGATGGCCTCGCTCGCCGAGGGCCTGAACATTTTGCGCAACGCCGACATCGGCACCCGCATCCAGGAGGGTGACGCCGAAACCGCTCCGCTGTCCAATCCCGAGTGCTACCAATACGATTTCGACATTCCCGACATCGCCGAGGTGTGGCGGCGCGGCAGCGTGATCGGCTCGTGGCTGCTGGATCTCACCGCGATCGCGCTGCATGATTCGGCCGACCTGTCCGAGTTCTCCGGGCGGGTTTCCGATTCGGGTGAAGGCCGCTGGACGGCCATCGCGGCGATCGACGAGGGCGTGCCGTCGCCGGTGCTGACCACCGCCCTGCAGTCCCGCTTCGCGTCCAGGGACCTCGACGACTTCGCCAACAAAGCGCTGTCGGCGATGCGTAAGCAGTTCGGCGGCCACGCGGAGAAACCCGCCAACTAG